A genome region from Deltaproteobacteria bacterium HGW-Deltaproteobacteria-2 includes the following:
- a CDS encoding acyl-CoA dehydrogenase, with product MTSKIVDVKDQHFIMYDMLGVDKLCEHDQFKDFSKDMFDMILNEAEKMGTDVIFPTMSEGDKEGCTLKDGKVSVPKCFHQAMQKFKEGGWIGMMFPPEEGGQGLPNSVAVGASDWFYHNFAFAAYPFAAAGAAHLILTYGNEIQKRKYMDKMVQGIWGGTMALTEPNAGTDLGNMTTKAIRQPDGTFKLQGTKIFITAADNDLFENIIHPVLARIEGDPAGTKGISIFLMPKYLVNEDGTLGRRNDYEISAIEHKMGIRGSATCMISLGDNNNCYAELLGNEREGMKVMFQMMNEARLMVGLQGLCSGSIAYLHALQYTKDRIQGSSLMEFKNPNAPRVPIIQHPDVRRMLLSMKSAIDSMRGLIYFTAYCFDMEKVAKDESEKDKWIGIAEVLTPIVKAYCSDVGFKVTETAMQCYGGYGFCCEYPVEQFLRDVKIASIYEGANGVQALDLIGRKLGMKKGAYFMSLLTEMGNTINRYKNLNGNTDMVADVQNSVNKLTEMGMYLASCAKQGKFLIPVNNAYPFLMMMGKVVSGWLLLWQAGVAQEKLDTLAKEKGIDINDKQALAQLCKDNKDAAFYSGKIYSARFFAKNVLPEVNAIADAIKTEDMSILDIPEESFAS from the coding sequence ATGACTAGCAAGATTGTGGATGTGAAGGACCAGCATTTTATCATGTATGATATGCTCGGAGTGGACAAACTTTGCGAGCATGATCAATTCAAGGATTTTTCCAAGGACATGTTCGACATGATCCTCAACGAAGCCGAGAAAATGGGCACGGATGTTATATTCCCGACCATGTCCGAAGGCGACAAGGAAGGCTGTACGCTTAAGGATGGAAAGGTCTCGGTTCCCAAGTGTTTTCATCAGGCAATGCAGAAGTTCAAAGAGGGAGGCTGGATCGGTATGATGTTCCCGCCCGAGGAAGGCGGCCAGGGGCTGCCTAACAGCGTGGCCGTTGGTGCCAGTGACTGGTTTTATCACAACTTCGCATTTGCTGCATACCCTTTTGCCGCCGCGGGGGCTGCGCATCTTATCTTGACCTATGGCAACGAAATCCAGAAGAGGAAGTACATGGACAAGATGGTGCAGGGTATCTGGGGCGGCACCATGGCGCTCACCGAGCCCAACGCCGGCACAGATTTGGGCAACATGACGACCAAAGCCATTCGCCAGCCTGACGGGACCTTCAAACTTCAGGGGACTAAGATCTTCATCACCGCAGCCGACAATGATCTGTTCGAAAATATCATCCACCCTGTGCTTGCCAGGATAGAGGGTGATCCGGCCGGTACCAAAGGAATTTCCATCTTCCTCATGCCCAAGTATCTCGTCAACGAAGACGGCACACTGGGCAGGCGCAATGACTATGAGATATCCGCTATAGAACACAAGATGGGTATCCGCGGTTCCGCCACCTGCATGATCTCCCTGGGTGACAACAACAATTGCTACGCAGAACTTTTGGGTAACGAGCGTGAAGGCATGAAGGTCATGTTCCAGATGATGAACGAAGCCCGGCTCATGGTCGGTCTGCAGGGGCTCTGCAGCGGCTCCATCGCCTATCTGCATGCCCTCCAGTACACCAAAGACCGGATCCAGGGATCGTCCCTCATGGAATTCAAAAATCCTAATGCCCCCCGTGTCCCCATCATTCAGCACCCGGACGTCCGCAGGATGCTCCTGTCTATGAAATCCGCTATCGACTCCATGCGCGGTCTTATCTATTTCACTGCCTACTGTTTCGACATGGAGAAAGTGGCCAAGGACGAGTCGGAGAAGGACAAATGGATCGGCATTGCCGAAGTACTCACCCCCATCGTTAAGGCCTACTGCTCCGATGTGGGCTTTAAGGTCACAGAAACAGCGATGCAGTGCTACGGTGGTTACGGCTTTTGCTGCGAGTACCCGGTGGAGCAATTCCTGAGAGATGTGAAAATCGCGTCTATCTACGAAGGTGCCAATGGCGTTCAAGCATTGGACCTCATTGGACGCAAACTAGGCATGAAGAAGGGCGCTTACTTTATGTCTTTACTCACTGAAATGGGCAACACAATAAATAGATACAAAAACCTCAATGGCAACACAGATATGGTGGCGGACGTGCAAAATTCCGTAAACAAACTCACCGAAATGGGTATGTATCTTGCCTCCTGCGCCAAACAGGGTAAGTTTCTCATCCCCGTTAACAACGCTTATCCCTTCCTCATGATGATGGGTAAGGTCGTGTCCGGTTGGCTGCTGCTCTGGCAAGCCGGCGTGGCTCAAGAGAAGCTCGATACCCTGGCCAAGGAAAAAGGCATCGATATAAACGACAAACAGGCCTTAGCGCAACTCTGCAAGGATAATAAGGACGCCGCGTTCTATTCAGGGAAAATATACTCTGCCAGGTTTTTTGCCAAGAACGTACTGCCGGAGGTGAACGCGATTGCGGATGCCATCAAGACTGAAGACATGTCCATACTCGATATACCGGAAGAAAGCTTTGCCTCTTAA
- a CDS encoding XRE family transcriptional regulator, with protein MIRIPEESFGARLRRLREAKGLRIEVLAHDTGYPAELLKGIEEGTTAPPVAVVLQLSRVLKIDMDQLQENKEAFKRRKTSHKKRVASYAYASLTASGEEKHLRAYLVTINPETEHKGVEYHHEGEEFIYVLQGNLTIQVGQNTSTLKKGECINFDSSLSHKLSNPTNEKAELLVVIYVP; from the coding sequence ATGATAAGAATACCAGAAGAATCCTTTGGTGCGAGACTTCGCAGATTGAGAGAAGCAAAAGGTCTTCGCATAGAAGTTCTTGCGCACGATACCGGTTATCCGGCAGAGTTGCTCAAAGGGATAGAGGAAGGAACAACAGCCCCGCCTGTTGCGGTAGTTCTCCAGTTGAGCCGCGTCCTCAAAATCGACATGGATCAACTTCAGGAAAATAAAGAAGCCTTCAAACGAAGAAAAACAAGCCACAAGAAGAGAGTCGCATCTTATGCTTATGCATCTCTTACCGCGTCCGGAGAGGAAAAACATTTAAGAGCTTATCTTGTAACTATTAATCCGGAAACGGAACACAAAGGTGTTGAATACCACCATGAGGGAGAAGAATTTATTTACGTCCTTCAAGGGAATCTCACTATTCAAGTAGGTCAGAATACTTCAACCTTGAAGAAAGGGGAATGCATAAACTTTGATTCCTCCCTTTCCCATAAGCTCAGCAATCCAACCAATGAAAAGGCAGAGCTTCTGGTTGTCATATATGTGCCATAA
- a CDS encoding acyl-CoA dehydrogenase produces the protein MDFELSNEMKMLADMAYKFALQEVEPVAKMADEEEKYTAEIRKKAGVNGLIGCWIPEEFGGSGAGFLGNTIITEQLSRVCMGIGLNIVAATFGCENIYYYGTKEQKEKYLPSVCSGDAVFAGAYTEPNAGTDVAGYKTRAVQDGNDYVITGNKMFITNGTVCDWMVVQAITDPDQKVHKSFSQFIVPADAPGITKTKIRGKLGIRASDTAEIALDEVRIPKENLIGKRGSGFHQLMHFFDTTRVMVAAQGLGLSQACLDESIKYCKERTAFGKPLGAFQITMQKLAEMWIKIEALRNITYKAAWLLDSSQPDYHLSAMAKYMAGQTAVFCANLAVELHGGYGYIEEYKVQKYYRDAKILELYEGTKEAEVMTLAKVLLSR, from the coding sequence ATGGATTTTGAGTTATCTAACGAAATGAAAATGCTTGCCGACATGGCATATAAGTTTGCCCTACAGGAAGTGGAACCTGTGGCAAAGATGGCAGACGAGGAAGAAAAGTACACCGCTGAGATCCGCAAGAAAGCCGGGGTCAATGGTTTGATCGGTTGCTGGATACCTGAGGAATTCGGAGGAAGCGGTGCCGGATTTCTAGGTAATACCATTATAACCGAACAACTTTCCCGGGTATGCATGGGTATAGGTCTGAATATAGTTGCTGCTACATTCGGATGTGAAAATATTTACTATTATGGAACAAAAGAGCAAAAAGAGAAATATCTTCCTTCGGTTTGCTCGGGAGACGCGGTATTTGCGGGAGCCTATACGGAACCGAATGCAGGTACGGATGTGGCAGGCTACAAGACAAGGGCTGTCCAGGATGGTAATGACTATGTAATCACCGGCAATAAAATGTTCATCACCAACGGCACAGTGTGTGACTGGATGGTGGTACAGGCCATTACCGATCCGGATCAGAAAGTTCACAAAAGCTTCAGTCAGTTTATCGTACCTGCCGATGCACCGGGAATCACGAAAACCAAAATAAGAGGAAAGCTGGGAATCAGAGCCAGCGACACGGCAGAGATAGCACTGGATGAAGTGAGGATTCCCAAAGAGAATCTTATTGGTAAGAGAGGATCCGGATTCCACCAACTTATGCACTTTTTTGACACCACACGTGTGATGGTAGCGGCTCAGGGTTTGGGACTTTCCCAGGCGTGTCTGGACGAGTCAATTAAATATTGTAAAGAGAGAACTGCTTTTGGAAAGCCACTTGGTGCTTTCCAGATTACCATGCAAAAACTTGCCGAGATGTGGATCAAAATAGAGGCCCTGCGCAATATAACGTACAAAGCAGCCTGGCTGCTTGATTCCAGTCAGCCGGATTATCACCTCTCCGCAATGGCCAAATACATGGCCGGACAGACAGCGGTTTTCTGCGCCAATCTTGCCGTGGAACTTCACGGTGGCTATGGATATATCGAAGAATACAAAGTACAGAAATATTATCGTGATGCCAAGATCCTCGAACTTTATGAGGGAACAAAGGAAGCCGAGGTAATGACACTCGCGAAAGTCCTTTTATCGCGTTAA
- a CDS encoding acyl-CoA dehydrogenase, translating into MSFQLTEEQKMVRLMAKDFARKELEPEAARRDKEEIFPTEVVKKMGQLGLLGMMVPVEYGGVGASTVSYSLALQEIAYSCASTAVTMSVANLSTEPLLKFGNENQKTKYLVGLAQGKLLGCFALTEPGAGSDPGSLSIRAEDKGDYYLINGTKIFITHGQYADVVNLITRTGQEKGSKGLTAFIVEKGTPGFSIGTREDKMGLRASNTVELLFDDCRVPKENLIGKEGIGFKIAMTALDSGRIGIASQAIGITRACLDESIRYAKERRQFGKTISSFQAIQWMIADMATGLEAANLLTLSAAWRKDHKMPFTKEASMAKLFASELANKSAYLALQIHGGYGYLKDFKVERLYRDARATSIYEGTSEIQRLVIARDLLKD; encoded by the coding sequence ATGTCTTTTCAACTAACTGAAGAACAAAAAATGGTCCGACTTATGGCTAAAGATTTCGCCAGGAAGGAATTAGAGCCCGAAGCTGCCAGAAGGGATAAAGAAGAAATATTCCCTACGGAAGTGGTAAAGAAAATGGGACAGTTAGGTTTGCTGGGAATGATGGTACCAGTTGAGTATGGCGGAGTTGGCGCCAGCACGGTAAGTTATAGTTTGGCACTTCAGGAAATAGCCTATTCGTGCGCATCAACTGCGGTGACTATGTCCGTGGCCAATCTTTCTACAGAACCGTTACTAAAGTTCGGAAATGAAAATCAGAAGACTAAATATCTTGTCGGGCTTGCGCAGGGAAAGTTGCTGGGATGTTTCGCTCTTACGGAGCCGGGTGCCGGATCAGATCCAGGAAGCCTCTCTATAAGGGCCGAGGATAAAGGCGACTATTATCTGATTAACGGAACGAAGATCTTTATTACCCACGGACAGTATGCTGATGTAGTGAATCTCATTACCAGGACAGGCCAGGAAAAAGGCAGCAAAGGTCTCACGGCTTTCATCGTCGAAAAAGGCACACCCGGATTCTCCATAGGCACACGGGAAGATAAGATGGGATTGAGGGCTTCCAATACAGTGGAACTTCTCTTTGATGATTGCAGAGTTCCAAAAGAAAACCTGATAGGAAAAGAAGGCATAGGATTCAAGATAGCCATGACCGCCCTCGACAGCGGCCGCATCGGCATAGCGTCGCAAGCCATTGGCATAACCCGCGCATGCCTGGACGAAAGCATAAGATATGCCAAGGAACGTAGACAGTTCGGCAAGACTATCAGCTCGTTTCAGGCCATTCAATGGATGATCGCTGATATGGCCACGGGACTCGAAGCAGCTAATTTACTGACCCTGTCTGCCGCCTGGAGAAAAGATCATAAAATGCCCTTCACCAAAGAGGCGTCGATGGCCAAGCTTTTCGCTTCGGAACTCGCCAACAAAAGCGCTTATCTGGCCCTGCAGATACACGGCGGATACGGTTATTTAAAGGACTTTAAAGTTGAGAGGCTCTATCGTGATGCCAGAGCCACTTCCATATATGAGGGAACTTCTGAAATACAAAGGCTGGTCATCGCCAGGGACCTTCTGAAAGATTGA